One genomic window of Pseudanabaenaceae cyanobacterium SKYG29 includes the following:
- the uvrC gene encoding excinuclease ABC subunit UvrC, with product MTPLVQNKDKLEERLKEIPPEPGVYFMRGKDDQVLYIGKSKNLRNRVRSYFRSSLELSPRIAMMVQLVWEIEFIVTDTEAEALALEDNLIKQYQPYYNVLLKDDKKYPYVCITWSEEYPRIFITRRKTGNPRDRYYGPYVDSFALKRTLSIVKRIFPLRQRPQPLFKDRPCLNYDIGLCPGVCQKLISPEEYRRTMHKVGMVFQGRIKELVDSLTERMEQHAENLEFEQAAKIRDQINTLKALHSDQKVTLPDDTISRDAIALAQDEHHTCIQLFQIRAGRLVGRLGFVADSQSADPAMILQRTLEAHYQNCEPQEIPTEIHTQLELPEGELLSAWLSERKQKKVYLFTPQRQQKAELIEMVERNAQYELARIQKQNDRNLASLEGLTEILGLEDIPRRIEGYDISHIQGTDVVASQVVFIDGLPAKQFYRHYKIRHPEVQAGHADDFASMAEVISRRFHPSKPQDDYPELVMIDGGKGQLSAVMSVLRKYGLAEAFTVIGLAKKREEIFLPGKSEPLVIDREHPGLQLLRRVRDEAHRFAVSFHRQKRSQRMQQSILDQIPGLGRQRQKLLLEKFHSVEYLRQASLEHIATTPGIGEKLAYKVYSFFHPDYGV from the coding sequence ATGACACCTCTAGTGCAAAACAAAGACAAACTAGAAGAGCGACTAAAAGAAATACCCCCTGAGCCTGGCGTTTACTTCATGCGTGGCAAGGACGATCAGGTACTCTACATTGGCAAATCGAAAAACCTAAGAAATAGAGTAAGGTCATATTTCCGATCGTCTTTGGAACTCTCCCCCCGCATTGCCATGATGGTACAGCTAGTGTGGGAGATTGAATTCATCGTCACAGATACAGAAGCAGAAGCCCTTGCCCTAGAGGATAACCTAATTAAGCAATATCAACCCTACTACAATGTTTTACTAAAAGATGATAAAAAATATCCCTACGTCTGCATTACCTGGTCAGAGGAATATCCCCGCATCTTTATTACTAGAAGAAAGACAGGTAACCCCCGCGATCGTTATTATGGTCCGTACGTAGACAGTTTTGCCCTCAAGCGGACATTATCGATAGTAAAACGGATTTTTCCCTTACGGCAGCGACCCCAACCCCTGTTCAAAGACCGACCCTGCTTAAACTATGATATTGGACTTTGTCCTGGTGTGTGCCAAAAGCTTATTAGTCCAGAAGAGTATCGCCGCACAATGCACAAAGTAGGAATGGTTTTCCAGGGCAGAATCAAAGAGCTGGTTGATAGTTTGACAGAACGGATGGAACAGCACGCCGAGAATCTGGAATTTGAACAGGCAGCGAAAATTCGCGATCAGATTAATACCCTAAAAGCACTGCACAGTGACCAAAAAGTGACCCTACCCGATGACACTATTTCCCGTGATGCTATTGCCCTAGCCCAAGATGAACACCACACCTGTATTCAGTTATTTCAAATTCGTGCAGGGCGTTTAGTTGGTCGTTTAGGTTTTGTAGCTGACAGCCAGAGTGCTGACCCCGCTATGATCTTGCAACGGACATTAGAAGCTCATTACCAAAACTGTGAACCCCAGGAGATACCGACGGAAATTCACACCCAACTAGAACTACCAGAGGGAGAACTACTATCAGCCTGGTTAAGTGAAAGGAAACAAAAGAAGGTCTATCTTTTTACGCCACAAAGGCAACAGAAAGCTGAATTGATTGAAATGGTGGAACGGAACGCCCAGTATGAACTAGCCCGTATTCAGAAACAGAACGATCGGAATTTAGCTAGCCTAGAGGGTTTAACTGAGATACTAGGCTTAGAAGACATCCCCCGCCGCATCGAAGGTTATGACATTTCCCACATTCAAGGTACAGATGTAGTAGCAAGTCAAGTTGTGTTTATCGATGGGTTGCCCGCCAAACAATTCTATCGTCACTACAAAATTCGTCATCCAGAGGTGCAAGCAGGTCATGCGGACGATTTTGCCAGTATGGCAGAAGTAATCAGTAGAAGATTTCATCCCAGCAAACCTCAAGATGACTATCCTGAACTGGTGATGATTGATGGCGGTAAAGGTCAGCTCTCGGCAGTTATGTCTGTTTTACGGAAATATGGTTTAGCAGAAGCTTTTACTGTCATTGGCTTGGCAAAGAAAAGAGAAGAGATTTTTCTACCAGGTAAAAGTGAACCTTTAGTTATCGATCGGGAACATCCAGGGCTGCAACTTTTACGGCGAGTGCGAGATGAAGCCCATCGCTTTGCTGTAAGTTTTCATCGGCAAAAACGCAGTCAGAGAATGCAACAATCCATTCTTGATCAGATTCCTGGCTTGGGGAGACAACGGCAGAAATTACTATTAGAGAAGTTCCACAGCGTCGAGTATTTACGGCAGGCTAGTTTAGAACACATTGCTACCACCCCTGGGATTGGGGAAAAGTTAGCCTACAAAGTTTATAGCTTCTTTCATCCCGACTACGGTGTTTAA
- a CDS encoding anhydro-N-acetylmuramic acid kinase, with product MQVLGLISGTSLDGIDSALVAISEGGGKLNWQVIRAATFPYPQHLREMLVAVADGKPITVAELADLDDRVALAFSQVAQVYLEAGETIDVIASHGQTVFHRPPRGNLGYSVQLGRGAVIAQQTGIVTVADFRRADIEAGGEGAPLVPMVDWLLLRDTAKDRVIQNIGGISNLTFLPAGAPVENVIGFDNGPGNVLLDRAAQFLLGTPYDRDGATARGGQIDLALCQAWLEHPFFYLPPPKSTGRELFDQEFLNNCWQQAQARGLSIADFLATLTELTVQGIVTSYQRFLPRLPQEVLVCGGGSRNLYLLARLSHLLHPMVVTTTDVYGIPSDYKEAIAFAVLGYWRMQGRAGNLPQVTGAKRSVGLGEIYFGQRS from the coding sequence ATGCAAGTGTTGGGGTTAATTAGCGGCACCTCCCTGGACGGGATTGATAGTGCACTCGTAGCTATTTCCGAAGGGGGCGGCAAACTGAACTGGCAGGTAATTAGAGCGGCTACTTTCCCCTATCCTCAACACCTAAGGGAAATGCTGGTGGCAGTGGCAGATGGTAAACCGATAACAGTGGCAGAGTTGGCGGACTTGGACGATCGGGTTGCCCTCGCTTTTAGTCAAGTGGCGCAGGTGTATCTGGAGGCAGGAGAGACGATCGATGTTATTGCCTCCCACGGTCAAACGGTATTTCATCGTCCCCCTAGGGGCAACTTAGGTTACTCGGTGCAGTTGGGGCGGGGGGCGGTAATTGCCCAGCAGACAGGGATTGTCACGGTGGCTGATTTTCGACGGGCGGATATAGAGGCAGGGGGAGAGGGGGCACCCCTAGTACCAATGGTGGACTGGCTGCTGCTCAGGGATACAGCTAAGGACCGCGTTATCCAGAATATTGGTGGTATCAGTAATCTCACCTTTTTGCCCGCTGGTGCCCCAGTAGAGAATGTCATCGGCTTCGACAATGGGCCTGGCAATGTGTTGCTCGATCGGGCAGCTCAATTTCTACTAGGTACTCCCTACGACAGGGATGGGGCAACTGCTAGGGGAGGGCAAATTGATCTAGCTTTGTGTCAGGCTTGGTTGGAGCATCCCTTCTTTTATTTGCCACCACCCAAATCGACGGGACGGGAATTGTTTGACCAAGAGTTTTTGAATAATTGTTGGCAGCAGGCGCAGGCACGGGGGTTGAGCATAGCTGACTTTTTGGCAACACTGACGGAATTGACAGTGCAGGGTATCGTCACCAGTTACCAGCGATTTTTACCCCGCCTTCCCCAGGAGGTATTGGTCTGTGGTGGGGGTAGTCGTAATCTCTATCTGCTGGCGCGGTTATCCCACCTCCTCCATCCTATGGTGGTCACTACTACCGATGTCTATGGCATCCCCTCAGATTATAAAGAAGCAATTGCTTTCGCAGTCTTGGGCTACTGGCGTATGCAGGGGCGGGCAGGCAACTTACCCCAGGTGACAGGGGCAAAACGCTCGGTGGGGTTAGGGGAAATCTACTTTGGTCAGAGAAGCTAA
- the ilvN gene encoding acetolactate synthase small subunit: MKHTISVVVEDEAGVLMRIANLFARRGFNIESLAVGAAEQNGCSRITMVVPGDDHVIEQIIKQLNKLVNVITVRDLTSVPCVERELMLIKINAGPSARSEALEIAQIFRARVVDVSDDALMLEVVGDPGKIAAIVKMLQKFGIREIARTGKISLVRESGINTELLKAS, from the coding sequence ATGAAGCACACGATTTCCGTGGTGGTAGAAGATGAGGCGGGGGTACTTATGCGCATTGCTAACCTCTTTGCCCGCCGGGGGTTCAATATCGAAAGTCTGGCAGTGGGGGCAGCGGAGCAAAATGGCTGTTCCCGCATTACCATGGTGGTACCCGGAGATGACCATGTAATTGAACAGATCATCAAACAACTGAACAAGTTAGTCAATGTGATCACGGTGCGGGACTTAACTAGCGTTCCCTGCGTGGAACGGGAGTTGATGCTGATTAAAATTAATGCTGGCCCCAGTGCCCGCTCCGAAGCCCTAGAAATTGCCCAGATTTTCCGTGCCCGCGTTGTCGATGTGTCTGACGATGCCCTGATGCTGGAAGTGGTGGGCGACCCGGGCAAAATAGCGGCGATCGTAAAGATGTTGCAAAAATTCGGTATCCGCGAGATTGCTCGCACGGGCAAGATTTCCTTGGTGCGGGAATCAGGTATAAATACGGAGTTGCTTAAGGCTTCTTGA